One Fusarium falciforme chromosome 1, complete sequence genomic window carries:
- a CDS encoding Thioredoxin domain-containing protein, whose protein sequence is MAFRASFRRAALARPATVARSFHSTPRAMVRVGQEIPDLDVLVEDSPGNKVNLAEEFKSGNGYIVGVPAAFSGTCSSKHVPSYMNHPKLKEAGQVFVVSVNDPFVMKAWSEQLDPAKQTGIRFLGDPTGEFTKALDLGFDAYAIFGGMRGKRYALKVEDGKVKEAHVEPDNTGSSVSMAEQVLG, encoded by the exons ATGGCCTTCCGAGCTTCTTTCCGCCGCGCCGCCCTCGCCAGGCCCGCCACCGTCGCACGCAGCTTCCACTCGACCCCTCGAGCTATGGTCCGCGTCGGCCAGGAGATCCCCGACCTCGACGTCCTGGTCGAAGACTCGCCCGGAAACAAGGTCAACCTCGCCGAGGAGTTCAAGTCGGGCAACGGCTACATCGTCGGCGTCCCCGCCGCCTTCTCCGGCACCTGCTCCAGCAAACATGTGCCCTCATACATGAACcaccccaagctcaaggaggccggCCAAGTCTTTGTCGTGTCTGTCAACGACCCCTTCGT TATGAAGGCCTGGAGCGAGCAGCTGGATCCCGCCAAGCAGACCGGA ATCCGATTCCTCGGTGACCCTACTGGGGAGTTCACCAAGGCTCTGGATCTTGGCTTTGATGCGTACGCCATTTTCGGAGGTATGCGAGGTAAACGCTATGCTCTCAAGGTTGaggacggcaaggtcaaggaggcgcATGTTGAGCCTGACAACACTGGAAGCAGTG TGTCCATGGCCGAGCAGGTGCTGGGTTAA